One segment of Alnus glutinosa chromosome 2, dhAlnGlut1.1, whole genome shotgun sequence DNA contains the following:
- the LOC133861494 gene encoding uncharacterized protein LOC133861494, producing the protein MRGRSSKQETKEGAELDKLSELKEEETHLSGAYIRSLVKQLTTSGTKDPMNPKDPDCSVDGFLGQNLTKFGEGSIETDQAQQPPQPQQHKKQVRRRLHTSRPYQERLLNMAEARREIVTALKFHRAAMKQQQQQQQQIQEQQQQSPPLQPQSPPHPCFDQEEGGIKSRRNPRVYPSSTANFCHYLDNLSYSHPPFAPYPFSWPAASPLAPPSCADTLNFTLPNQPLGLNLNFRDFCNLETSLYHNRNIPSLYSSSSPSSSSFPNLSVATDHQEVPSAPISQQEVGTTALADAMDSTVAAGGDTGGGLHAAMDDEEMAEIRSIGEQHQMEWNDTMSLATSAWWFKFLKTMELGGPEVKVEADDEYHPFHEVMEFSAGLDANESCLQQHLNDYGSEDYFQDPALPCMDIGEIEGMDEEWLA; encoded by the exons ATGAGGGGTCGATCTTCAAAACAAGAAACTAAAGAAGGGGCGGAATTAGATAAGCTTAGTGAGCTCAAAGAGGAGGAAACTCATCTCTCTGGTGCTTATATTCGCAGCCTAGTGAAACAATTAACCACTTCAGGAACCAAAGATCCCATGAACCCCAAAGACCCAGATTGTAGTGTTGATGGTTTCCTTGGccagaatttaacaaaattcgGTGAAGGTTCTATTGAAACCGACCAAGCACAGCAGCCCCCACAACCTCAACAACACAAAAAACAAGTTAGAAGGAGACTCCATACCAGTAGGCCATACCAAGAAAGGCTTCTTAACATGGCTGAGGCCAGGAGAGAGATCGTCACCGCTCTTAAATTTCACAGGGCAGCTAtgaaacaacaacaacaacaacagcaacaaATACAAGAACAACAGCAACAATCACCGCCACTGCAGCCTCAATCACCCCCCCACCCATGTTTTGATCAAGAAGAAGGGGGGATCAAATCCAGGAGAAATCCTAGAGTATACCCATCAAGCACTGCCAATTTTTGTCATTATTTGGACAATCTTTCCTACTCTCATCCTCCTTTTGCTCCGTATCCTTTCTCCTGGCCTGCTGCTTCCCCACTAGCTCCTCCATCTTGTGCTGACACCCTCAATTTCACACTTCCAAACCAACCCTTAGGCCTGAATCTCAATTTTCGCGATTTTTGCAACTTAGAAACGAGTCTTTATCACAACAGAAACATTCCATCACTCTACTCATCCTCATCTCCATCATCATCCTCGTTCCCCAATCTTTCTGTAGCTACTGATCATCAGGAAGTTCCCTCAGCTCCAATATCACAGCAGGAAGTGGGGACTACTGCGCTTGCAGATGCTATGGACTCCACTGTTGCAGCTGGTGGTGATACTGGAGGAGGCTTGCATGCAGCTATGGACGATGAGGAGATGGCAGAGATCAGATCGATAGGAGAGCAGCATCAGATGGAATGGAATGACACAATGAGTTTGGCCACATCAGCATGGTGGTTCAAGTTTTTGAAGACCATGGAACTTGGGGGCCCAGAAGTTAAAGTTGAAGCAGATGATGAATACCATCCATTTCATGAAGTCATGGAATTCTCAGCTGGGTTGGATGCAAATGAGAGCTGCTTGCAACAACATTTGAATGATTACGGCTCAGAGGACTACTTCCAAGATCCTGCCTTGCCATG CATGGACATTGGAGAAATCGAAGGTATGGATGAGGAGTGGTTAGCCTga